Part of the Ptiloglossa arizonensis isolate GNS036 chromosome 7, iyPtiAriz1_principal, whole genome shotgun sequence genome, GTGTACACTTAACAATGTCAAAGAGAaggtgaaaattttattatttgtagaTTAATTTAGTTTGTGCATCGAaacgggataaaatacaaatccaCGAAGTTGGAGTCGAAGAATTAGTATTAGTGACATGTTGTATAAGAAAACGAAAGGGAAAGATTCAAAGAATTGTTGTTTTACAACCTGAACGTAGGTTGTTACTAAAGATCGATACTATGGTAATTGCAGATTGAGCAACAAGAAAGTACGCAAGAAATAGAATCAGTCGGACGAATCAAAAATATCATATTATTAAGGGCAAAATTAAATTATGAACTGTAGCATTAAATCATGTTAAGTATGTAGAGTTAGAAGCGGATGAATTATTCAAACGTCTGTAGCAAGAGAAAATCAGGGACTGTGGTGAAAATGAGTGTTAGAACTCAAGATAAAATAGATAACAGAAATATACATAATGTGAAATGAAGTTGTATAAAATAGATGTTGAGATAGATAATTATTGTGCACGTGCCCAACCATAACAGGAAATTAAAGGTGCGAAGTGCAAATCGCGTGTGTGATTACGCGTGCACAGGAACttggagaagaaaataaaagtgaGCGATGTGTATCGtagaaagagataaaaaaagttTCGGATCAAGGagagtataataaatatttaatcatCGGCAGTTCTTGACGAAGGCTGATTAAATCGTCAGTACGTAGTCgtcgttaaataataataaaacatcTATGAAGATTTTTGCGAAACGTTGACGTTGATTCAGTCTTTCGAAGTAAAAATGTGAAGAGATCAAAGTGGCCAATTAACATCTTACGTAGAAAGTCAGAGGAAATGTCATCGAAACGGAAGTTGCACATCAGTTGCCTACGATCAACCTTGCCGCCCTACTGCATTCTCGATCCTTATAAGACTCACAATACAACAGTGGTCTTCAACCTTTTTGCTATCACGGTTTTCAAACtactttcaaaaattgttcagaAAAATTGATCTCGCCTTCGctaagtatattttatattttctcaaaTTCCTCACTTATAATCTGCCTCACGAAAGAGCGTCGctgttatttttgtaaatatgatTCTTTTCGTAAAGAACCTTATATAAACCGAGTACACGTATGAAACACTAATACGCTCTTACTTTAATAGTGAGTCCAATCTCCTCCATTAGCAATAATAGCTTGACATCTCCTTGGCATGCTTTCTACCAATTTTTCTGTTTATGATACGAGTAGCGACCTCCATATTTGACGAATCCGGTCTATTAGGgttgttaattttaatatacCTTTCCCTTCAAGTTTGTGTCTCATTAAGCACTACACGTTTTCGATTGGATTTGCATCAGGGGACTGGGATGGCCAATCCCAGTCGATGATACTAACTTCAGTATTATGATACTGAAGTTATTAAAGAATACTTCTTTGCTCCTTTAAGAATCATACAATACAATACATAGTCGTAAATTCCAATTCAATACGAACATGTAATATTTACTTTGGAGCACTAGAAACGAATGTCCACGAAACAGCAGATTTCCAATAGAAACGGTTGTTGCAAAGATACGACGTAAATATCGAACGTAAACACTAGAACACGTAGCTTTCAAGTTTTCCGACAACTGTCAGTAGTGGCCACTATCCAAAACTTTCATATTACTACCCTATCTGATATATGCACCTATCTTCTCCTATATGTTTCTACAGTAGTAATTTATCTAGCTCTTGTAGCCGACGTGCAGCCATTCTGCAGCGGTTCTAATGAATACTCAACGTGTCTATTATATGGCAATTGTGGAGTAGTAATGCAATAATAGTATAATCATAACCCTTCAGTGTTTGCTTGAAATAAGGTTTCACCCCGGTGAAAGTTTTCTCTGTCATCGTACTCGTGTGAATGTGTAATTCAAcaattatttctaatatttcaaCCGTTTTCAGATTTAACTCCATAATGATCGGTTATGCAGGATATTCTTCGCTGTTATTAATTTAAAcgggaaaatttctttcgttcttcctAGATCGAGGGAAACGTTATAACACATCGCGTGTTGTACAGAAATTTAGAGTGCCTATAAGTCAAAGTTTCTACTATATcggaattataataaaaaatgtattttttaccgTAATACGTAATCTGTACAGATAGGTTCAGAGATCAATTTACTGTAAAGTCAACAAAGTACAGAATGCATGTAAAAGGGAAATACatggacaaaaataattaattactatATTAGTAGAATTATTATATCAATTTCTGGTTCTTTTAAGAATTATAGACGATCTGCAGACCTCCTGCATTATAGACGAACCCAAATTGGTAcccaaatttttagtttcttctcTCGAAATACCTCTAACgaacgaaacacaattttttctaaGACACTTTCTTACATTTATTCAATCACACGTTAAAAACATATTattaatacatttaaatataaaaatcattcgtgtaaacgaatataaaatttaaggGAGTATATGATTTTATTTAAACATAAAGttcgatacaatatttttaaaataacttcTCTTCTAGCAAAAAATCTATAATAGACAATAAAAAAACGCTCCTAAAATTTTAGAAGAACGATGCTGTCCAGGAAAtgttatctcgaaaacgaagatatCTAAACAAACAATGTATATACATAAGGGTGTAATTTGAACCCATGTAGTAAGTAAACAACTAGACGTAACTACATTAGTATCAGTGCATATTATTTCTCAACTGGTGTTCGATATAAGATGAGTATACTTATCGTATAAGATAAGCGTATTAGATTCTTGAAAAGAAATAACGTATTCCAGGATTACGGCAAGGATTTTTGGATTCCGAACGATTGTGCAGCGGTTGCAGTGGGTTGAACTTTTGCACTTTTCTCGTTGTTCCTCGATCGTCACGGGAATTATTACGAGGGGCACTTTGACACAAAAGCCCCGTTTTCTCTTACTTTCCTGCTTTACCGCTTGACTAGTCGTGCCGTGCATTATGATGCTGAAACATCAACGGAAACGCTCACAATCAGCACGCATTCCACGCTGtcgattcttttcgaaaaaacaGATGACACGGAAGGGGATCTGTCCTATTGTCGCGATATCTCTCCTTTCTGCACTGGAATGTAATAATCGCTTTCAATACTGATTCTTCCAGTCTTTCGAGGAATTTACGGTTCAGTATCGCGGATGAAATTTGCAATACTCTTCGCACGATGTCTAGTTGATTCGCGAAATCGCTTTTATTAGAGAATTTCGGAAATATTGCACGTATACGATGCACGAGAAACTTCATGAATATACAAAAGGAGAACGTTTGTGTTAGACACGAATGCAATTACGTTGTAGATCGAACATGAAGCGTAGTgacataaataataattttgatttacATACACCGATGTTCATAacgtgtacatatgtatgtactttCACGTAACGCACATGGTTTTGTTGGATACTCCGTTGATTCATATAACATCGTACTGGTTATTGATTTTATCCAGACTCGTGTCTATTCTTACGAAATCGTTCGGTTACATTGCAGTACAATAACATCGAGATCGGTATTCTTAATTTACGTCTTATCGTAGAATTGTATATTAACGTAATGTATCTGCATAATACCGTAAAGGTATATATTAATGTATTATAATTGTAGAGTGCTGTACAATTGTGTATTAACACCATATGATGGTTAAATATAGACAATAATTGGTTCCTTCCAAGTATTCTTTCGTTTATTATATTTCAGATTATCGTTTGCATTCATAGAACAGACAAAACGTGTAGTATTAATCGTAAATCGaatcttcaattttcatttttcatcttcgtttctcgatatttctttctatatgtatttcattcgtatttatttttatcttaatGGCGTTTCTTGTGTTCCTTAATGTTTACTCTAACCGACAAccagtaaaataaatttacatatatGACGTACACTGTTATTTATAACCATTTATGTAAATTGGAAACTTGTTCTCGCACAGTTTAAACATCTAATTATCAAACGAAAATTGTAGGTTGTTGATGTTCAATAATAAACTGCTTCTTACGATcaaacaatttataaattatttattagtaAATGTATAGAAAAAGTTTCTGAtttaaaaattgtcacagaTGAATTGCAAAACGAGAAACTGAATAAACTGCTTTACATTCGTTTGAAGTGTGCATTTGAAACACGATTTGAAATGTCTTCCGACTTGCTTGTATAATAATTTCCAGTACAAAGtgtaacattaaaaaaaatggataaatcaattaatttctcgtATCGAAGAATTAACTAGGTGTTTCAGCAATATCTATAAATAACGATCCGTAATTCACTTCCTTGACCAAGTCAAAAGTTCGTAGTGCATTGATGCAAAAATTTCACGTTAGCACttgtaaaaattcaatattttattccacgCGATAAATTACTGACAAACGCACTTCATTCGTACCGttgaatttttcgattatttttataaacttgCTCGAATAATTTCAACTTCTTAATCGGTTGTTGCTACTCCGTAAATAAATTACAGACACGTTAATGGAAATGTCTCTAACACTGCACCTGGAAAACGATCAACTGTTCGAGTATTCGTACATGTATGTCGATGGTGCAAAGGTAAGGAATAATTGATTCGCTCGggtttcgatcatttttacctAATTATCGACACAGAAGACGGTTTGCAACTTTATTTCATTTCGCTCGCAACATCGAAGTTTATCTGTATTTTCGAGACATCGGATTCGTTCAATCGAATACCATCAATTTCAATCGCGGTTTCAACGAAGACGAATTATCAGATCGGCGATACCACGCGCGATTTCCTTTTCCAATCCGTCATTCTTATCGATAAAGATCCTCGAAACTGGCAACTGGTGCACTTTCAAAGTACGGGAGATCCACGGAAGCGCTTGATTCCCCTTGCAAGAGAAACGGACGGATATTAGGCCCCAATAACCTGATTCTCGTCGCTTTATTCTCATCGCGCGTACTCGGACACGTTGTTTTTCAGCGTTCTCCAGACGTCTTAAAGGCATACCAATTACTTATTTCGCGTCGCCTCGAACGAGCATCGAGTACGTGAAACGCAGCCGCAGACTTTTCTAGCTCACTATGATTAATTGGCCGCAGATGCTTCCAACGCGAGAGTTGCTCTTTTCTTCTGTTTCGACTTCTCTTTCGTAGAAGCGAAAACTGACGAAACACGCGCGCTCCGTGTTCCGCCGTTTCCAGATCGGTAGATAAGTGAGTCTGCGGGGAACACTTTATTTCGCACAGTAATTATGTGTCAGACGCAGTGTCTGCTTTCTGTAGCCCCGTATTGCATCACTGTATTTAATCCTTCGAGATCTGTATTTCAGTCTTTGGGTAAACGTGggtattattgaaatatttgaaaatgtacACGGAGTGGTAGTAACACGtagattcgaaacttttatttttgttttttgtttttttttcaatcggtgtagaaataattctttcaaaaatattgaacGCGACTCACTTGTTAGTACGTTTTATACGTCAAATTTCAAGGGTATGACGGAATTCGTGGTACAGTCGAAATGattttttgtgtaaaaattaatggaacatGGGtagtaaataaaatgtttttcacGAGAGACATTGCTTTCGAGAAaatctaattattatttttacttgtgTCGATAGTAAAATTAATGGGATTTatcaaaaaaaattatttactcgtATATGGGTAAGTTTAGATTCTaaatcgtcgatcgagagaCTTTTCGTCGACTACAAATATTTAGACTTCACAATACCAATGCTAAATAAAGATACACTCTTACAACCAGTTGTAAATTCAGAGTGTAAATATCTCGCTGTCTCGTCCtcaacaaaatattgaaaataaaggtGGTGAAAgcgctgtgtttacttttttattaatttttttataccatTGTGTACACTATGAAACTTGAGTTCCTGCAGCTGATGGACACTTTGCGTATGTTCCTTGCCAGTGACTTAAACAGGCAATAATACGTTATTTAGccgttaaaatattaatatatctaATTACAATTTAGAATCTTGGGATACACCGATATTGAATAACAGTTATTGCCATATTGAAGTTAGTGGTTTGAATGAAATTCCACCTGAACTTGACATACAGAGAGAAACATCGAGCACTAATAATAAGTAACGAGgagaaaaacgtataaataatgaAGTTTCTTATAgaaatcgtggaaaagtttATTATTTAACTAGGCATAAAAGAATATCACAATTACAAGTTTCCTCGCGTTTCTATTTAGAATCATTCCATTGGTTACCTTAGACTCGCgtttaattaagaaacaaacCGTCGAATGATTCGACCCGGTTTAAAAATCATTTGTTCTCATACGGCACAGGCTGAGATCTGAAGAGCTAAACGTTACGTTCTCTTATTAGCTCGTTTAATTGATCGTTTGCTTTCTATGTCAAGTGAAACATAGAACGCATGAAAATGGTTTCCAAGTACAGAAACAGGATAATAaggatttattaattaattttcctaCCGAGCCCCGAAGATACCATCCGTTACCGAACTTCGTTACACCGAAtaagattcgaataaaatatcggCGAGCCTCGTACGGAGCCAGTGTTGCAACGAATTAATAACGCGAAGAGTCAACTCGCaggagataacaaattttagGAAAGAAGCGACccgagaagagaaagaaattacACTGGAAAGTGCAATAAATCATACAGATTATCGGAGCAGTTTCGCGTGTTGTTCATGTCGCGGAACCTTGGCACGTAAGAGAATGACGAGGAAGTGAAACAGGGGAACAACGAGGCACGTCTTACACGCGAACACACCTGCCGTGCATTTTGCGTTTCGTGAGCGTGTACGCGATTCACTTGGACCTCACGACGACGCGTTGTTTTCACcctccaaaagaaaaaaaaaaaaaaaaagttgacgTTTTCACAGCGTTTATTTATTACTCGAGATGTAACTTTCTTTCGCTCTCGTGAATTGTAATTGCTGCACGGTTGTGAACCGTGGTATCTTTCGGTCCACGCGTACTCGTAATTTATTCAATGAGAGTATTCGATAAAGGTGCACATTCGTTACGAATCTATCGTCCGCGCTCGAGATTGCGCGTTTACGAATGGATAGTGTTCGAAGCAGTGCTATCTTTTCACGTTTTGCGTGTAACCACGGTAGAAACCCGTACAAAATCCGCGAGATCGAGACCTCAGTGAGGTGAAGTAAAGAGCAACACTTTTGGTGTCTACAACGCTAAGCGCCTTTCGCTGGCTTCCCAGCTAAACCTTCCCCTAGTTGCCTTCTTTTTATCTATGGGTGCTCAGTATTGTATAAAGTACATCGCGTAATATAATCGGATTGTACTTCTCTTATAGTTGATAAAGGAGAAGAACGCGATAAAGAAGTTCTCCCTTGCAGAAGAACGCGACAGAGGAAAAAGTTCAAACGTTTCGtgactttttttctctttttttcttttcagttaCATACTTCTTTTAACGTGTTACTCCGAGTGTCGAACGTATAGGATAATTGATCAAATGAATAATTTACGAGGTGATTGTTGCATTTGTGGGAAAAGAAACGTTATTGGAAGTTGGCCGTTATTAAACAGTTCAACATCTTCCTCTGCCACTTTCTTCTATTGTCAATTGTAAAAGAGATACCATCACGGGATCAAATCGTACGTCTCACTCTGTACATCTTCCAATGAATTTTCTCTGTGTTTAAATGAATCAAGTAagacaatattattatttgagTGTTTTTCGACAAAATTAACCTGTAGAGCACTGTttattatctaccatttctagtgaaattttttcaatttttatgacATAGAAAGACAAACGTTAAAGAATACAGGAAAGACTCTCAAGTCTACCTACGTTATGCAAAATTATCTTTGAGAAACGATATTCAAAtgcaaatattttatacttGCAGTGGTAATTTTGTaagttaaaaaagaaagaatataaaCCGAAAAGCACATTTCAGCATAAAACATTTCAGTTTTATCAACAATATATAACCATCCCCTTTCGCTCATACGTATCGTCTTGGATCTTGTACGGAAAAGAACAATTCTAATGGGTTCAGGGTCCCCtgaattaataaattcaaaaaacaaagattgtaaaaaaaaaccCCCCCCCGAAACGACGTGTTAAGTTACTGATCGTTGTATTTTTGTTTGATTGTTCGAACAGTGTGGAAGTGGCGTTGGCTCGACGGAAGGCGTCGTCGGTAACGTTGTGGGTAGCTGTAGCGGTGGTAACGTCAGTAGCGGCGGTGGCATGGATTGCATGCCCCTACGTCCCGGACCCTTCCACTATTTGATAAGCGAGCAGGCCAAGTCCTTGGTGGCCTTGCAGGAGCTGCAGAATGAGGTCGGCGCTCTACTCGAATTCCGGGACCTCGTCATCGAGACGTTCCCAAACCTCCGGCACAAGATGGCCGCGACGGCGTCCGCGGGAGCGTCCGTGATGTCGTCCAGCTGTGCCCAGAACTCCCACATACCCATACCGCTCTCCAGTCCATCATCGAGGAGGATCAACGAATGGGAGCCTGGAAAGGTTAGGCGCCGTGTACCGCGAGAAGGTGGCGaatcctcgtcgtcgtccttaCCGAGAAGTCGCAGTAACTCGCACAGCGGCGGTACAAAGAACAACTGCAGCGCCACGGTTCAGGATTCCGGTTTCAGCACAGAGACATCCTCGAAAGACAGCGCCTCGACGGCGATAGCACCTAGACCGAGTAGCCCTCGGCCGGCCGTTCTAGACGAGGCTGAGGACGAGCTGTGGAATCTCCTGGACGTGATCCATCGTAAAGGAATCAGGCTCAGAGAGGAAGTGGAATGTCTTCAGGGACGATTGGAGAGCGTTGCGCCGGAGGATCTGGCCTCGACGGACATCCTGGACGCTGTGAGGGAGGTTACGTGTTTGAACGGTGAAAGGACGACGACTATAACGATAGAGGACGGGAAGGAGGATAAGGACAGAGATTCTCAAGTGATTGCGCTTATAAGGGAGAAAGAGCAGCTTTTGGACAAGGTGGCCGAACTCGAGGCCGAGACAATATCCAGTCGAGCCAGGGCGCGGGAGTTGCAATCCGAGCTTGCGGCGCTCTCCGCGCTCAAGACTGGTCTGGAGGATAGATTGAGGGCTGAACTGAACGAAACTTCCTCGGATATCCTTGCACCAGGCGCCCAACGACTTCAACCGATCACACCCGCGTTGCCCGTTGTTTCTACACCGAAGAGCAACAACGTTAGTAATATTAAGAGCAAGTCTTCGGCGTTTGCCTCGGTGGCGACCTCCACGAAGGCTCACAAGAGCCGTTTTCGTACCAGGACCATCGAGAAGAACGTTCTCCTGGACGTCACCGCTCACAACGACGAGTTGCGCGACGTCGACATCGAGGCAAGCGTGAACGAGAGAAGGGCAAGGTTGGGTGCTCTGGATTCCATCCTTGTGTCGCCCATGAGGGTCGCCCATGTTCAGAACGTCGACTCGAAGAAGATCGCTGCCATCCTACGCGAAAACTCACCCCTTGAGCTGCAACGGCACTTGATCACCACTACCGTCCACAACGAGGTAAGTTGCCACACCACGAGTGTTTCTCACACTCCCCatgaacagaaatatttcataCTTCACCATTCGAGGCTCTCGCATCTTATTGTCACTTTATCAGCAGTCACGGTCCTTGGACCCGATGACAGCTACGTGTCCATTTGAAACTGATTCCGACGTTTAACcctatgtttattttctttatgaATCCGAATGCCAAATTAGCGAATGGTCAAAGTTAGTTTCCAAGTATAGAAGTCTTAGATGCCTTTAATGGAGTTAATTTCTGACAGTCGTTTAGAAATTAATAAAGGCAGTTTTAAAAGATACATCGGTAAATTGCAGGTCCTACAAAAGAGGTTAGATGAAGTAGAGAAAAGCACGGAAACTCTCTCTGAACGGCTAGATAAGGCACGCGAGGAGAATGACGACCTACGTTTCCAGGTAATTCGTATAATAAGataggtataattttaattatatttttacggtGTAATTGCGAAGATGCTTTTAAAAAATGGACAGTCACGAAAGTATTCGAGCGTACTGATTTCGATAGTGTGAAATGTTATGTACGATATGAACACGTTGATGctaaaatttcgaaaagaaaaaagagaaaagaaacaaacaataaGCTCTGACAATAGTACACGAACACGGATGAACTTATCGGGACACGCTACACTTTTAAGCGAATATATACAACACTATTTTGATTCAGGTACTCTTCCACAAAGACAACTGATAACTAATACCCTCGAGGCTTTAATTGTAAACATTCTAACACGTCCTTTGTAGCGACGCATAATTTATTATGTTATCCCGTAGGTAATGCCCTTTTTGCAAAAAGAGGGACCAAAAGGAATTATACGTT contains:
- the Jvl gene encoding javelin-like; the encoded protein is MSREFYVPCAPYTYQCGSGVGSTEGVVGNVVGSCSGGNVSSGGGMDCMPLRPGPFHYLISEQAKSLVALQELQNEVGALLEFRDLVIETFPNLRHKMAATASAGASVMSSSCAQNSHIPIPLSSPSSRRINEWEPGKVRRRVPREGGESSSSSLPRSRSNSHSGGTKNNCSATVQDSGFSTETSSKDSASTAIAPRPSSPRPAVLDEAEDELWNLLDVIHRKGIRLREEVECLQGRLESVAPEDLASTDILDAVREVTCLNGERTTTITIEDGKEDKDRDSQVIALIREKEQLLDKVAELEAETISSRARARELQSELAALSALKTGLEDRLRAELNETSSDILAPGAQRLQPITPALPVVSTPKSNNVSNIKSKSSAFASVATSTKAHKSRFRTRTIEKNVLLDVTAHNDELRDVDIEASVNERRARLGALDSILVSPMRVAHVQNVDSKKIAAILRENSPLELQRHLITTTVHNEVLQKRLDEVEKSTETLSERLDKAREENDDLRFQLEERNIELEGTRARVRVLERLQQRPPTETDPEADGEQPRCEQIGLEPGSSTESARDHHQTVEVKPSPRRRPSRIPLPGATAKATAPRPPSHGRNDSKESLKSLTRPPRDSSRDSHSGKSLSKARDSTRDSLGNKSLTKNGSNGNPGGSNNNGNGNSKETNRESLNRSLPRNNSSRDSLNKSSSLSRARDSLESNNLGTSSSPGTTPPRRPPAPARRSYSLARASTSVDTENGKSCTEPPSSWCSTNSSFRHSDSSLYPDSLNQETSSVTGSTRVEFIIGSPTRRFKRSSVWPNPYFDSIDSGAMLPESLLTDEFSLRGGEALAECDSLECQSISNES